Proteins co-encoded in one Xyrauchen texanus isolate HMW12.3.18 chromosome 19, RBS_HiC_50CHRs, whole genome shotgun sequence genomic window:
- the LOC127659922 gene encoding tetraspanin-7-like yields the protein MSPPSARLQTKPVITCLKTFLVSYSLIFWFTGVILLAVGVWGKVNLEFDLLLSSDKGTNAPYVLIGTGAMIIIFGLFGCFATCRGSPWMLKLYAMFLILVFLAELVAGISGFIFRHEIKAVLQDVYKSAESAYTGTDIRSNDLDRIQRTLQCCGEKNYTSWANTDYFQREGIPKSCCNATAGGNCTNVELKDLKLAAAVVYQHGCFSLMTTTLEANLGIIAGISFGIAFFQLIGIFLACCLSRYITNNQYEMV from the exons ATGTCTCCTCCATCCGCACGGCTGCAAACCAAACCCGTGATAACGTGTCTGAAGACGTTTCTCGTCTCGTACAGTCTGATTTTCTGG TTCACAGGAGTGATCTTGTTGGCTGTTGGAGTATGGGGGAAAGTTAATTTGGAATTCGACCTACTCTTGAGTTCAGACAAGGGCACCAATGCACCATATGTCCTCATTGGGACCGGAGCTATGATCATCATCTTTGGATTGTTTGGTTGCTTTGCGACCTGCCGTGGGAGTCCATGGATGCTGAAACTG tatGCTATGTTCCTGATACTGGTGTTCTTAGCCGAACTGGTGGCAGGCATATCCGGCTTCATTTTTAGACATGAG ATTAAAGCAGTACTGCAAGATGTTTATAAAAGTGCAGAATCAGCCTACACTGGTACGGACATCAGAAGCAACGATCTAGACAGGATCCAGAGAACA CTGCAATGCTGCGGAGAAAAGAACTACACTAGCTGGGCAAACACAGATTACTTCCAAAGAGAGGGCATCCCCAAAAGTTGCTGTAATGCGACTGCTGGTGGTAATTGCACTAATGTAGAACTGAAGGATCTCAAGCTGGCTGCAGCAGTGGTGTACCAGCAT GGCTGTTTCTCTCTGATGACTACCACGTTGGAGGCTAATCTTGGAATTATTGCTGGAATATCTTTTGGAATAGCCTTCTTCCAG CTTATTGGAATATTCCTGGCATGCTGTCTGTCTCGCTATATCACTAACAACCAATATGAGATGGTGTAG
- the LOC127659879 gene encoding mid1-interacting protein 1-like: MMQLSNDGHCKKHSLLNVMNRFMAAANNMDETIMVPSLLRDVPLVEQESQPPVSHNNNEPAFPIKQRDMYEHYLLLKSIKNDMEWGLLKREMGGSASFLEMAVKQEEPQQQVKGDAEDGSDLEGQFHFHLRGLFAVLSKLTVQADHLTNRYKREIGGGSLLR; this comes from the coding sequence ATGATGCAACTCAGCAACGACGGACACTGCAAAAAGCACTCGCTGCTCAACGTCATGAACCGCTTCATGGCCGCTGCAAACAACATGGACGAGACCATCATGGTGCCAAGCTTATTGCGGGACGTGCCTCTTGTGGAACAGGAAAGCCAACCCCCTGTTAGTCACAACAACAACGAGCCCGCTTTCCCCATCAAACAGAGGGATATGTATGAGCATTACCTCCTGCTCAAGTCCATTAAGAACGACATGGAGTGGGGTTTGCTGAAGAGGGAGATGGGTGGCAGTGCCAGCTTCCTGGAGATGGCTGTGAAGCAGGAGGAGCCACAGCAGCAGGTGAAGGGAGATGCTGAGGACGGTTCAGACCTAGAGGGCCAATTCCACTTCCACCTCCGTGGACTGTTTGCTGTTTTATCCAAGCTCACGGTCCAGGCAGATCACCTCACAAATCGTTACAAGCGAGAAATTGGTGGAGGTAGTCTGTTGAGATAG